From Peptoanaerobacter stomatis, one genomic window encodes:
- the metK gene encoding methionine adenosyltransferase — translation MYKVLTSESVTEGHPDKVCDQISDAILDAHLEQDPFSRVACESFITNGALFIGGEITSNAKVDVKEVAKNTIKKIGYTDEESGFNPDKAIIMTNIIKQSEDIAMGVIKEKICAGDQGMVYGYATDETQNYMPYTIHTAHKLARRLAYVRKQGIIQGLYPDGKTQVSAVYDENGNVQKIDSIVIAAQHHRDIDLSKLRYEIIEKVIFEEIDKNLLKSDTKIHINATGFFAKGGPSADSGLTGRKIIVDTYGGIARHGGGAFSGKDPSKADRSAAYLARYIAKNVVAAGLSKKCEVEMSFVIGKEGAQTVYINTFGTERVSKECIEYAIKNTFDFTIDGAINNFNMRTPIYLELASYGHFGRMEERFAWERTDKVSKLKNQVKTYIQNYI, via the coding sequence ATGTATAAAGTATTGACTTCTGAATCAGTGACAGAAGGGCATCCTGACAAAGTTTGCGATCAAATTTCCGATGCTATACTTGATGCACATTTGGAGCAGGATCCGTTTTCAAGAGTAGCTTGTGAAAGTTTCATAACTAACGGAGCTTTGTTTATAGGAGGTGAAATAACTTCCAATGCAAAAGTCGATGTGAAAGAAGTAGCTAAAAATACCATAAAAAAAATAGGTTATACAGATGAAGAAAGCGGTTTTAATCCTGATAAGGCTATAATAATGACTAATATAATAAAACAGTCAGAAGATATAGCTATGGGAGTTATAAAAGAAAAAATTTGTGCAGGTGATCAAGGTATGGTATACGGATATGCGACAGATGAAACGCAAAACTATATGCCATATACAATTCATACAGCACATAAATTGGCGCGAAGACTAGCATATGTAAGGAAACAAGGGATAATACAAGGACTTTATCCTGACGGAAAAACACAAGTAAGCGCAGTATATGATGAAAACGGAAATGTTCAAAAAATAGACAGCATAGTAATAGCCGCACAACATCATAGAGATATAGATTTGAGCAAACTCAGATATGAAATAATAGAAAAAGTAATATTTGAAGAAATAGATAAGAACTTGTTGAAATCTGATACAAAAATTCATATAAATGCCACAGGATTTTTTGCAAAAGGAGGTCCGTCAGCTGACAGCGGTCTTACGGGCAGAAAGATAATAGTTGATACTTATGGAGGTATAGCAAGACATGGAGGAGGAGCATTTTCAGGAAAAGACCCTTCAAAAGCCGACAGATCAGCTGCTTATCTGGCAAGGTATATAGCAAAAAATGTAGTTGCGGCAGGACTTAGTAAGAAATGTGAAGTAGAGATGTCTTTCGTAATAGGTAAAGAAGGGGCTCAAACAGTATATATAAATACATTCGGAACTGAAAGAGTATCAAAAGAATGTATAGAATATGCAATAAAAAACACATTTGATTTTACAATAGACGGAGCAATAAACAATTTTAATATGAGAACTCCTATATATCTTGAACTTGCATCTTATGGACATTTCGGAAGAATGGAAGAAAGATTTGCATGGGAGAGAACCGATAAAGTTTCCAAATTAAAAAATCAAGTAAAAACTTATATACAAAATTATATATAG
- the pduL gene encoding phosphate propanoyltransferase: protein MNQEEFITLVCKRVQEKLDQIENYKIPIGVSNRHVHLCKKDLETLFGEGYELTKKSDLKQPGQFASNELVTIRGSKGEFENVRILGPIRNKTQVEISLTDSFRLGVKAPIKESGKLEGTPGLEIIGPKGKISVDEGTIVALRHIHMTPKEARLMNVKDGDFVDVEIFGQRRAIMSKVLVRVSDSYRLEMHLDTDEANSVSIKNGDFAVLKNKNSIVQ, encoded by the coding sequence ATGAATCAAGAGGAATTTATAACTTTGGTTTGTAAACGTGTTCAAGAAAAACTTGATCAAATAGAAAATTATAAAATCCCGATTGGAGTTTCCAACAGACACGTTCATCTTTGTAAAAAGGACTTGGAGACTCTGTTCGGAGAAGGATATGAGCTCACAAAGAAATCTGATTTAAAACAACCGGGGCAATTTGCTTCAAATGAGCTTGTAACAATAAGAGGTTCAAAAGGTGAATTTGAAAATGTAAGAATATTAGGACCTATAAGAAATAAAACTCAAGTTGAAATATCGCTTACAGACTCTTTCAGGTTAGGTGTGAAAGCTCCTATAAAAGAATCAGGAAAATTGGAAGGAACTCCGGGACTTGAGATAATAGGACCGAAAGGAAAGATAAGTGTTGATGAAGGCACAATAGTTGCGTTAAGACATATTCATATGACACCGAAAGAAGCAAGGCTTATGAATGTAAAAGACGGTGATTTTGTAGATGTGGAGATATTCGGTCAAAGAAGAGCAATTATGTCAAAGGTGCTTGTAAGAGTGTCTGACTCATACAGGTTGGAAATGCATTTGGATACAGACGAGGCAAATTCTGTATCTATAAAAAACGGAGATTTTGCGGTTTTAAAAAATAAAAACAGTATTGTTCAGTAA
- a CDS encoding response regulator transcription factor codes for MYKVLIVDDEELVRQAMAKIVSSVENFEVKFFAKNGQEALDICKNEKVDIVFMDIMMPIKDGIVASKEILDINPDISIYIVSSYNSFELAQKALKNKIKQYVIKPTDSTVIKTILSNFKDKKQKEEISVSVNVNKFIEENDFSGLYDNISIIAKEIYNNCSQSDFKDNMYRFISVILYSFLPTVKKNKIELQQIFPLQDMYLKDERLIFIWLFKVYEYIFIKRSEDRYPILKDIFSYIEKNIVNNISLNDIVKNCNVSQGYLSRIFKKEFNMTVMNYIHIKKINIAKEYICLSRMNISEIFFKVGYNEFSYFCKVFKKYEKTTVSRFRNYNAIKENCMSENP; via the coding sequence ATGTATAAAGTTCTTATAGTAGATGATGAGGAACTGGTTAGACAAGCAATGGCAAAGATAGTTTCATCAGTAGAAAATTTTGAAGTCAAATTTTTTGCTAAAAACGGTCAAGAGGCTTTAGATATATGTAAAAATGAAAAAGTAGATATAGTTTTTATGGATATAATGATGCCGATAAAAGACGGCATAGTGGCAAGCAAAGAGATATTGGATATAAATCCTGATATAAGCATATATATAGTGTCAAGTTATAACAGTTTTGAGCTTGCACAAAAAGCATTAAAAAACAAAATCAAACAATATGTTATAAAACCTACAGACAGCACTGTAATTAAGACAATATTAAGTAATTTTAAAGACAAGAAACAAAAAGAAGAAATATCAGTAAGCGTCAATGTAAATAAATTTATAGAAGAAAATGACTTTTCAGGACTATATGACAATATATCCATAATAGCGAAAGAAATATATAATAATTGTTCACAAAGTGATTTTAAAGATAATATGTACAGATTTATTTCAGTCATATTATATTCGTTCTTGCCTACGGTAAAGAAGAATAAAATAGAATTACAGCAGATTTTTCCGCTTCAAGACATGTATTTAAAAGACGAAAGATTGATATTCATTTGGCTTTTTAAAGTATATGAATATATATTTATAAAAAGAAGTGAGGACAGGTATCCTATATTAAAAGATATTTTTTCATATATAGAAAAAAATATAGTAAATAACATATCTCTAAATGATATAGTTAAAAATTGCAATGTATCTCAAGGATATTTAAGCAGAATTTTTAAAAAAGAATTTAATATGACAGTTATGAACTATATACATATAAAAAAGATAAATATAGCGAAAGAATACATATGCTTGTCAAGAATGAACATATCAGAGATATTTTTTAAAGTCGGATACAATGAATTCAGCTATTTTTGTAAAGTGTTTAAGAAATACGAAAAAACTACTGTATCAAGGTTTAGAAATTATAATGCAATAAAAGAAAATTGTATGTCTGAGAATCCTTGA